The following proteins are co-located in the Anopheles funestus chromosome X unlocalized genomic scaffold, idAnoFuneDA-416_04 X_unloc_4, whole genome shotgun sequence genome:
- the LOC125773557 gene encoding uncharacterized protein LOC125773557, whose translation MPASAVILSSRRAILLVSLDRHEKFLLDFLPERDAIEVETRITKFDQLSIDLEKIQGQLEDLAITEEEIAHNAALRDDFEPRLIRAHSQLKAKRVHVPRSISSIPNAGPSPLVGIKLPTIALPEYDGDYMQWLTYRDTFEGLIHDNHELPPIQKFHYLRASLKGEAAKVIESITISAANYEIAWKILTERYSNEYLLKKRHLQALFGMATMKRESASTLHHLVDEFERHKKTLNHLVRALLDSASQPDLMSTRLAQRLALKLDTVNVTLIGAGHSSTPVRKSVCAKISSRTGQYQLNADFLIVDNLIGDLPAHDVRTAEWQIPPNFMLADPQFNKSAPLDLILGARHYHAFFQSGAQYKISYNLPVLIESVFGWIVTGSASACNNNTETSNASSVVCMSTLEESLERFWKVEELQIRDGYSPEERYCEKLYQDTTQRDDTGRFIVRLPKQPDFEEKLGFSKSSALRRFTMLERRLERDPHVKAAYHEFMHEYLELGHMSLIQAPADDESAYYLPHHPVFKASSTTTKTRVVFDGSAKTSSGYSLNEALCVGPAVQDDLLDIILRFRTYKVAVVGDIAKMYRQILLHPDDRKYARICFRFDARSPIQYYELNTVTYGLSPSSFLATRTLQQLANDEGTTYPFAASALKSNFYVDDFIGGADSIESARRLRVELDELLSRGGFELRKWTSNRLEVLTGLTADQIGTQSALQFIPDETVKTLGVSWEPEHDVLSFESAIDTDTASPTKRSILSNIARMFDPLGLISPIVVRAKILMQELWLQKAGWDDLVPDSICKKWKNIQQDWPLISGFKIDRYALLPGSKLQLHTFCDASEAAYGACIYVRCESEQGEVRTTLLSSKSRVAPLKRVTLPRLELCAAVLGAHLYDRVKKAMGLHAAEVFFWSDSTVTLKWISASPNTWATFVGNRVSEVQHYTHPRQWRHVPGSTNPADLVSRGMSAADFLQSKLWSCGPEWLALPASNWPNCNPEPAEDTNLEIRQVSAAYANTITNPWFTLCSSYTRLLRIVAYCIRFTRNTKEKARTQRTPTHFASPLVITPENMEAAKTVLCRLAQQDAFSAELRQLAKGEAIGRQSPLRRLNPFLDEQGIIRVGGRLKLSQLPYQSQHPIVLPKKHKFAHLIATYYHEQLMHGGGRLLLSQIREAYWPLDGRCLVKKIVRNCFRCIRHNPTLEQQQIGQLPPPRVIPSRPFSVTGVDYAGPFYLKPAHRRAAAVKSYLCVFVCFATKAVHLELVGDLTTAGFLAALHRFASRRGLPAHIHSDNGKNFEGAAHELSELVNMLNDEQQQHIIATNCANKGITWHFTPPKAPHFGGLWEAAVKTAKRHLYRHLGSSRLSYEGYCTILQQIEAAMNSRPLLPMSDDPNDLAALTPAHFLIGTSMHAVPVPDYTKLKAYTLDELQRWQLIVQRFWKHWATEYLQEMQKDNMRHHRTNDILPGRLVILLDESLPTTRWPLARIVAIHPGEDQLTRVVKLQTVKGIITRPINKICLLPLADGETTC comes from the exons ATGCCAGCGTCAGCCGTCATTCTATCGTCCCGAAGGGCAATTTTGCTGGTCTCATTAGATCGCCACGAGAAGTTCCTTCTTGATTTTCTCCCGGAACGAGACGCTATCGAGGTCGAAACGCGCATAACAAAGTTCGACCAGCTGTCCATTGACTTGGAGAAAATCCAAGGTCAGCTAGAGGATTTGGCAATCACTGAAGAAGAAATTGCGCACAATGCCGCTTTACGCGATGATTTTGAGCCGCGCTTGATACGCGCACATTCCCAGCTAAAGGCTAAAAGGGTGCATGTTCCTCGAAGCATTAGTTCCATACCAAACGCTGGCCCGAGCCCCCTAGTAGGCATTAAACTTCCCACCATCGCGCTTCCCGAATACGATGGTGATTACATGCAGTGGCTAACGTATAGGGACACTTTTGAGGGCTTAATACATGATAACCACGAGCTACCGCCGATCCAAAAGTTCCACTATTTGCGCGCATCCTTAAAGGGAGAAGCCGCTAAGGTTATTGAATCCATCACCATCAGTGCCGCAAACTATGAAATAGCATGGAAAATACTGACGGAGCGTTACTCTAACGAGTACCTGTTAAAAAAGCGTCATTTGCAAGCCTTATTCGGAATGGCCACCATGAAACGGGAAAGTGCCTCAACCCTTCACCATCTTGTCGATGAGTTCGAGCGGCACAAGAAAACGCTAAACCATTTGG TGCGAGCACTATTGGATAGTGCCTCGCAGCCTGATTTGATGAGCACCAGGCTTGCTCAGAGGTTAGCGTTGAAACTTGATACGGTCAACGTAACGCTCATCGGTGCGGGTCACTCTTCCACCCCGGTGCGGAAATCGGTGTGTGCGAAGATTTCCTCTCGAACGGGCCAATATCAGCTGAATGCTGATTTCTTGATTGTGGACAATTTGATTGGGGATTTGCCAGCACATGATGTGCGCACCGCCGAGTGGCAAATTCCGCCGAATTTTATGCTTGCCGACCCCCAGTTTAATAAGTCGGCACCGCTCGATCTTATCCTCGGTGCCCGGCATTATCATGCATTTTTCCAGAGCGGGGCGCAATATAAAATTTCGTATAACCTTCCTGTCCTCATTGAAAGTGTGTTCGGCTGGATCGTGACCGGCTCAGCATCAGCATGTAATAACAACACCGAAACTTCCAACGCATCTTCCGTCGTCTGCATGAGCACGCTTGAAGAATCACTCGAGCGATTCTGGAAAGTGGAAGAATTACAAATAAGAGATGGTTACTCCCCCGAAGAAAGGTATTGCGAAAAATTATACCAAGATACAACACAACGAGACGATACTGGTCGTTTTATTGTTCGTTTACCAAAGCAGCCTGACTTTGAAGAAAAGCTGGGTTTTTCAAAATCATCAGCTCTACGACGTTTTACAATGCTCGAAAGGCGCCTAGAACGCGATCCTCATGTTAAAGCGGCATACCATGAATTCATGCATGAATATTTAGAGCTAGGGCACATGTCGCTGATACAAGCTCCAGCTGACGACGAATCAGCATATTATCTGCCGCACCATCCCGTATTCAAGGCTtcgagcacaacaacaaaaaccagggTGGTGTTTGATGGATCAGCGAAAACATCATCGGGATACTCGCTCAACGAAGCGCTATGTGTCGGCCCTGCAGTGCAGGATGATTTGTTGGATATCATCCTACGATTCCGCACGTATAAGGTGGCGGTTGTTGGAGACATTGCTAAAATGTACCGCCAAATACTACTGCATCCAGACGATAGGAAGTATGCCCGCATTTGTTTCCGGTTTGATGCGCGTTCaccgatccagtattacgagcTGAACACCGTAACCTATGGGTTGTCCCCATCATCCTTCCTTGCAACTCGAACCTTGCAGCAGCTTGCAAACGATGAGGGAACCACATATCCTTTTGCCGCATCCGCTCTGAAGAGCAATTTCTACGTGGACGACTTCATAGGCGGTGCGGATTCGATCGAAAGCGCTCGGCGTCTACGAGTAGAGTTAGATGAATTACTTTCAAGGGGTGGTTTTGAATTACGGAAGTGGACTTCAAACAGATTAGAGGTGCTTACCGGTCTAACTGCGGATCAGATCGGCACACAGTCAGCGCTACAGTTTATACCCGACGAAACGGTAAAGACTCTTGGAGTTTCGTGGGAGCCAGAACATGATGTTCTATCATTCGAGTCCGCAATCGACACCGACACAGCAAGTCCTACTAAAAGAAGCATCCTCTCTAACATAGCCCGCATGTTCGATCCGCTTGGCCTGATTTCTCCCATAGTCGTACGAGCCAAAATCTTGATGCAGGAGTTGTGGTTGCAGAAAGCTGGTTGGGACGATCTTGTTCCTGATTCTATctgcaagaaatggaaaaatattcagcAAGATTGGCCACTCATATCCGGTTTTAAGATCGATCGCTATGCGCTGTTACCTGGTAGTAaattgcagttacacaccttcTGTGACGCATCTGAAGCAGCTTACGGGGCCTGCATTTATGTTCGTTGCGAAAGTGAGCAAGGGGAAGTTCGCACCACTTTACTTTCATCCAAGTCGCGAGTGGCACCACTTAAGCGTGTCACACTACCTCGACTGGAACTGTGTGCTGCAGTATTAGGCGCTCATCTTTACGATCGAGTCAAGAAGGCGATGGGACTACACGCAGCAGAAGTATTCTTTTGGTCCGATTCTACCGTCACGTTAAAGTGGATCAGCGCCTCACCCAACACGTGGGCAACGTTCGTAGGCAACCGAGTATCGGAGGTGCAGCATTATACTCATCCTCGTCAGTGGAGGCATGTTCCCGGCTCAACTAACCCTGCCGATCTCGTCTCGCGCGGCATGTCAGCAGCAGATTTCCTGCAGAGCAAGCTGTGGAGTTGCGGTCCGGAATGGCTAGCACTACCCGCATCCAACTGGCCCAACTGTAATCCTGAACCAGCTGAAGATACGAATCTCGAAATTCGTCAGGTGAGTGCTGCCTATGCAAACACCATCACTAACCCTTGGTTTACGTTGTGTTCCAGCTACACGCGATTGTTGCGCATCGTTGCATACTGCATTCGCTTCACACGTAACACTAAGGAGAAGGCACGCACTCAACGAACACCAACACACTTCGCATCACCTTTAGTCATCACTCCCGAAAACATGGAAGCTGCTAAAACTGTGCTATGTCGTTTAGCACAGCAAGATGCATTTTCAGCGGAGCTACGGCAACTGGCAAAAGGTGAAGCAATAGGAAGACAATCACCACTACGGCGACTCAACCCATTCCTCGATGAGCAAGGAATAATACGAGTAGGAGGACGATTGAAGCTTTCGCAGCTTCCCTACCAATCCCAGCATCCCATAGTACTTCCTAAGAAGCACAAATTCGCACATCTAATTGCAACCTACTATCACGAGCAACTTATGCATGGCGGCGGAAGATTATTGCTGTCGCAAATAAGGGAAGCATATTGGCCACTAGACGGAAGGtgcttggtgaaaaaaatcgtGCGAAACTGTTTCCGTTGCATACGTCACAATCCTACACTcgagcaacaacaaatcggCCAACTTCCACCACCTCGGGTCATTCCCAGCCGGCCGTTCTCCGTAACCGGAGTGGATTACGCTGGCCCATTCTATCTGAAACCAGCACATCGTCGAGCTGCCGCTGTTAAAAGCTACTTGTGCGTATTTGTATGCTTCGCAACGAAAGCGGTCCACTTAGAGCTGGTGGGAGACCTCACCACAGCTGGTTTTCTGGCGGCGTTACATCGATTTGCATCCCGGCGCGGTTTACCGGCGCACATACACTCAGACAACGGAAAGAATTTCGAAGGCGCTGCGCACGAGCTCAGCGAACTAGTCAACATGCTGAAcgacgaacagcagcagcacatcaTTGCCACCAATTGTGCCAACAAAGGTATCACTTGGCATTTCACTCCACCCAAAGCTCCACACTTTGGTGGATTATGGGAGGCAGCGGTGAAAACAGCCAAACGACACCTCTATCGTCATCTAGGCAGCTCGAGGCTGTCATACGAAGGATATTGCACTATCCTTCAACAAATCGAAGCGGCAATGAACTCCCGACCCTTGCTACCTATGTCCGACGACCCGAATGATCTGGCAGCACTTACCCCAGCGCATTTCCTCATCGGTACGTCCATGCACGCAGTTCCTGTTCCTGACTATACCAAATTGAAGGCGTACACTCTCGATGAACTGCAAAGGTGGCAGCTAATCGTTCAGCGATTCTGGAAGCATTGGGCTACGGAGTATCTGCAGGAAATGCAGAAAGACAACATGAGACATCACCGAACCAACGATATACTCCCCGGCCGATTGGTTATACTACTGGATGAATCCTTACCAACAACCCGATGGCCCCTAGCACGCATCGTTGCAATTCATCCTGGAGAGGACCAGCTCACACGTGTGGTAAAACTACAAACGGTAAAAGGGATCATCACTCGTCCGATCAACAAAATCTGTTTACTGCCGTTAGCGGACGGTGAAACCACATGCTAG